The sequence below is a genomic window from bacterium.
GCTTTTATCTTTAGGCACGAATGAGGCCGCCGATTCCCTCATCGCGATGAAGCGTCATGGGTTAGAGCGCCTGTCAAGGCGGTCCTGTGCATCGCTCGGCGCACTCTTTTTGTACCGCTGGGATGCCAATGGCCCCTGACAAGATCACACGACTTTTCACCGATGCCTGCGACCGGATAGCTCGTTTCCTCACTGAATATTTTTTCAGCATGCACCCGGGCAGATATCTATGCAGGATGCACACGAATTTATATTTCTATATTAGGCGAGCTTGACTTCTGCTTCCCGCTGCACCGCCTTTTATCATAATTGAGCAAGCAGTCAATCGAACGAGACTGGTGACGTTAAAAGCGGATACAATGCACTTTTTTCCCATGACAAAACCACGCCGGCGTTTCTTTTGGCTATTATTTCTTTTAGGCGCTTCCATTCGAAGCATCAATATCTGGCAGGGTCTTGATGGAAATATCCGCGAATCCTGGCGCGAAGCGGACATCGCCTCCATTGCCCGCAACTATTATCAGGAAGGGATGGATCTATGCTATCCGCGAATCGATTGGCGTGGCGATGGACCAGGATATGCAGAAATGGAATTTCCGGCTCTGCCTTATCTGATGGCGCTTTTTTACCGATTGTGGGGCATCCATGAGACCATTGGAAAAATTCTTTCATTTTGCTTTTCTCTGGCCGCTTTTTATTTTTTTATTCTTCTTTCTCATCATCTATTGCCTGAACGCGGGGCCCTTGCTGCTTCCATATTTTTCGCGTTGAATCCATTGACAGGACGAACCGCCAATACCCTGCAGCCTGAATCATTCATGCTGCTGTTTTATATCATGGCTGTTTATTTCTTTATAAAGTGGAGGAAAGAATCAACTTTTTCTTCTTACAGTCTTGCGATCCTCTCCACCGGTTCGGTGATTCTCGCCAAGGCATCCGCTATTCATATCGGTTTGTTTTTTCTATTTATATTATCACTCGAAAAGGGCCGCTCATTCATTCGAGAAAAGGAAAATTGGATTTACGGACTCCTTTCTTTAATCCCTGGCATTGCATGGTATCATCATGCCCATTGCCTTTGGCTGAGGTTTGGAAATTCGTTGGGCATCTCCAACGAGTCGCATTGGGTGGGATGGGATTTCTTTGTTAATCCCTATTTCATCAAAGGCATCTTGCGAAACGAAATTTTTTATGTGTGGATGCCAAGCGGCTTGATCGTCGTCCTTCTTGGCCTGGTTTTGTCTAAACTGAATCGAGTAAACAAATTATGTTTGCTCTGGCTGGCGGCCATATCGATTTACTACTTTATCGC
It includes:
- a CDS encoding glycosyltransferase family 39 protein; amino-acid sequence: MTKPRRRFFWLLFLLGASIRSINIWQGLDGNIRESWREADIASIARNYYQEGMDLCYPRIDWRGDGPGYAEMEFPALPYLMALFYRLWGIHETIGKILSFCFSLAAFYFFILLSHHLLPERGALAASIFFALNPLTGRTANTLQPESFMLLFYIMAVYFFIKWRKESTFSSYSLAILSTGSVILAKASAIHIGLFFLFILSLEKGRSFIREKENWIYGLLSLIPGIAWYHHAHCLWLRFGNSLGISNESHWVGWDFFVNPYFIKGILRNEIFYVWMPSGLIVVLLGLVLSKLNRVNKLCLLWLAAISIYYFIAARTTADGWAFYYHLVSVPPAALLFGNAVDAFLQHRQKVRLKALLVMCGFWMAFTIGLGFAHALEQGGSFCTLLLIYLPGLIALLFFKPSECRSEERGNRSETWWLKPLLPIVLFLIVTTFATMSVYLAKSIHSSEYDRLQTLYTFAKESEKKIPPNSLIICSGGPCTDRDGYPVAYNASYMFYWLNRKGFSICAEEQNVDAVQALMERGACFYLVERSSVVQRPTLKNELEEHYQLLDECSEAYLFSLQPVVRTFSQTIRATDEFILP